The Campylobacter concisus genome contains the following window.
TTCTTACGAATTTCAAGTAAAGTATTTTATAAGATTGTTTTGGTATAGTGTCGCATTTTTTAAATCAAAATTAAGGAATAAAATGACTTACGACGAGCTTGAATTAGACGCCGTTTTGTTAGAGGTTTTAGAAAATAGAGGCAGTTTTGATTCTATGGACGATGAGGAGCTTTACGAGCTTATCGAACAAGTTGCACAATATACAGATGGCGATTACGAAGAGGCGTTTGAGTATATGACTCAATTTTCTCCAATCCCTAAAAAACGCTTTGTTTCACTATTTATGGTTTAGCAAAAAGCTAAGCCATAACTTCTATAAAATTAATCAAAAAAGTAAAAATAAAAAGAGCTCTTGACCCACTTAATGAGTCAAGGAATTTGAGCTATAAGAAGTATTTTGAGATTATTTCTTTAAATTTTATTGTGTATTTACTAGCTTTTGGACTATTGTTGTAGATATTTTCAAAATCATACATTCGCTCATAGTAATCATTTGTATCTTGTCTATTTATTTTTAGCCTTGCCACATCTAGGCTAACTCCCACAAAAGCACCACTTGTCTTGCCACGCTCCTCAGCAAATGCTGAAATTTCAGGCAAATCACTTGTGATCGCTACTTCATTACCAACGCCACCAGTTGCTTCTGCCTTTAGGCTGATCGTATCTTTTGCATTAAATAAATTTGCATAAGCTTCTGAATTTTTAAATAAAATGATCATATCAGCTGAGCTGTAACCAAGCTGTAAGCCTATGCTTCCAGATGTATA
Protein-coding sequences here:
- a CDS encoding lipid-binding SYLF domain-containing protein, coding for MKRLLIIFLASLFFTPCLNADVIQNQKLKNAINILNAFGARNLKPNTKFEGIKAIAIIPDVTKAGAVVTGSTGKGVFIAKNDDGEWSSPFFVNYTSGSIGLQLGYSSADMIILFKNSEAYANLFNAKDTISLKAEATGGVGNEVAITSDLPEISAFAEERGKTSGAFVGVSLDVARLKINRQDTNDYYERMYDFENIYNNSPKASKYTIKFKEIISKYFL